In Halovivax gelatinilyticus, the following are encoded in one genomic region:
- the hepT gene encoding type VII toxin-antitoxin system HepT family RNase toxin, translating to MADERVVSTKLEQIEQYHDELRTKRRTLSRAEFLESITEQRAVERMFENAIQACSDLAQHVATHDCSYDESASKGAIFVLARNDVIEDGTAETLISAVGFRNVLAHEYGLVDPEVVYETLQTGLAVYEEFSEQIARWYREQSTSN from the coding sequence ATGGCTGACGAACGGGTCGTCTCGACGAAACTCGAGCAAATCGAACAATATCACGACGAACTTCGAACGAAGCGACGAACGCTCTCGCGAGCGGAGTTTCTCGAATCAATAACCGAACAACGGGCCGTCGAACGGATGTTCGAGAACGCGATCCAAGCGTGTTCGGACCTGGCTCAACACGTTGCGACCCACGATTGTTCCTACGACGAAAGTGCGTCAAAAGGAGCAATCTTCGTTCTCGCGAGGAACGACGTTATCGAAGACGGTACGGCAGAGACGCTCATCTCCGCCGTCGGGTTCAGAAACGTTCTCGCACACGAATACGGGCTCGTCGATCCTGAAGTAGTCTACGAGACGCTCCAAACGGGATTAGCTGTCTACGAGGAGTTCAGCGAGCAGATCGCCCGATGGTACCGAGAGCAGTCCACCTCAAACTAA
- the mntA gene encoding type VII toxin-antitoxin system MntA family adenylyltransferase antitoxin, whose product MGEKANDGLLTAIGNALCEDEDVAFAVLFGSQLTGDERASSDVDVAVKFEEGLTATERFQKRCFLSGSLQREDGPFVDITDIETLPIDVAHDAVRGELLCGDRHDFEQFKKAVRTDFERRREDIRTNQRAVIDRIAEDGLHG is encoded by the coding sequence ATGGGTGAGAAGGCAAACGACGGGCTGCTCACAGCGATAGGGAACGCTCTCTGTGAGGACGAAGACGTCGCGTTTGCCGTGCTGTTCGGTTCACAGCTCACCGGGGACGAACGCGCATCGTCCGATGTCGATGTCGCGGTCAAGTTCGAAGAGGGGTTGACAGCCACTGAACGGTTTCAAAAACGGTGTTTCCTCTCCGGATCACTTCAACGCGAGGACGGTCCATTCGTCGATATCACCGACATCGAAACGCTCCCGATCGACGTCGCTCACGATGCCGTTCGGGGTGAATTACTCTGCGGAGATCGCCACGATTTCGAACAGTTCAAAAAAGCGGTTCGAACGGACTTCGAGCGTCGACGAGAAGACATTCGTACCAACCAGCGGGCGGTGATCGACCGCATCGCCGAGGACGGACTACATGGCTGA